A window of Bradyrhizobium sp. AZCC 1719 genomic DNA:
GTTGCGGCTACTTCCGAGTCTGAGCCGCCCGCCCGACGCTATCATAGATGAAGCCATGGGCCTCCATGTCTTCGGAGCGGTAGATGTTGCGCAAGTCGACCACGACAGGCTGCGCCATTGCGCCCTTGATCCGATCCAGATCGAGCGCGCGGTACTGCACCCATTCGGTGACGAGGACCATGGCGTCGGCGCCCTTCACGCATTCATAGGGGTCGTCGCAATATTCGATCTCGGGCAGCTCCTTCTTCGCCTGCTCCATGCCAACCGGATCGTGCGCGCGCACTTTCGCGCCCATGTCGAGCAGGCCGGTGACGAGCGGAATCGACGGCGCCTCGCGCATGTCGTCGGTGTCGGGCTTGAAGGTGAGGCCGAGCACCGCGACCGTCTTGCCGCGCAGGTTGCCGGCGGCATTCGACACCTTGCGCGCCATCGCGCGCTTTCTGATGTCGTTGACGCCGAGCACGGCCTCGACGATGCGCAGTTGCACGTCATGATCCTGAGCGATCTTGACCAGCGCGCGGGTATCCTTCGGAAAGCAGGAGCCGCCGAAGCCCGGCCCCGCATGCAGGAATTTCGAGCCGATGCGGTTGTCAAGCCCGATGCCGCGCGCGACTTGCTGCACGTCGGCGCCGACCTTTTCCGAGAGATCGGCAATCTCGTTGATGAAGGTGATCTTGGTGGCAAGGAACGCGTTGGCCGCGTATTTGATCAGTTCGGCGGTGCGCCGCGCCGTGAACATCAACGGCGCCTGGTTGAGCGACAGCGGCCGGTAGACGTCACCGAGCACCTTGCGCCCGCGTTCGTCGTCGGTCCCGACCACGATACGGTCGGGGAATTTGAAGTCGCGGATCGCGGCGCCCTCGCGCAAAAATTCCGGATTGGAGGCGACCACGACGTCGGCCGACGGATTGGCCTCGCTGATCAATCGTTCGACCTCATCGCCAGTGCCGACCGGCACGGTCGATTTGGTCACCACCACCGTGAAGCCCGACAGCGCCGCCGCGATCTCGCGCGCGGCGCTGTAGACGTAAGTGAGGTCGGCATGGCCGTCGCCACGCCGCGAGGGCGTCCCGACGGCGATGAACACGGCGTCGGCTTCCGCCACCGGCGCGGTCAGGTCGGTGGTGAAATCCAGCCGCTTGGCCCTGACGTTGGAGGCCACCAGCGCGTCGAGCCCAGGCTCGAAAATCGGGATCTCACCTCGGTGCAGGGCTTCGATCTTGCCGGCGTCCTTGTCCACGCAGGTGACCTGGTGGCCGAAATCGGCAAAGCAGGCGCCGGATACCAGCCCCACATAGCCCGTGCCAATCATGGCGATTCGCATGAAAACAATCCGTATTTGATGGTTAACGCCAATCCCGATTTTGCAGGCGTCTTAGAGCATTTTTCATCAAAGGGGAAACCGGAAAAAGCGCCCGATCCCGGCATGTGATTTGTATGGATAAAGAAGAAAGCAACGGATCGGGCCGAAGATGCGGCCGCCTCGCGCCGAAAAGGGACACCGATGACTTCAAACGGTACATCCGCCGTCACGGAACGCTCCACCCGCATCGATTGGGTGGACTACGCCAAGGGCATCTGCATCGTCATGGTGGTGATGATGCATTCGGTGCTGGGGGTCGAAGCGGCGGCCGGCCAGACCGGCTTCATGCATGCGTTCGTGATGTTCGCAAAGCCGTTCCGGATGCCGGATTTCTTCCTGATTTCGGGCCTGTTTCTTGCCGTTGTCATCGACCGTGACTGGCGCACCTATCTCGACCGCAAGGTCCTGCACTTCGCTTATTTTTATGTGCTGTGGGTGACGATCCAGTTCGGCTTCAAGGCTCCTGGCTTCGCCGCTGAATCGGGTTGGCGGCATGTCGGATTCATGTATCTGGAATCCTTCATCGAGCCGTTCGGCACGTTGTGGTTCATTTATTTGTTGCCGGTGTTCTTCGTTGTCACAAAACTGTTGCGCGGCGTCCCGCCGCTTGCGATCTGGCTCGCGGCCGCGGCGCTCGAGATGGCGCATATCACGACCGGCTGGACCGTGATCGACGAATTCTGCGGGCGTTTCGTCTATTTCTATTCCGGCTACCTGTTTGCCAACTACGTGTTCGCGGTGTCGGACCGCGCGCGGGCGCGCCCGGCCCTCGCACTCGTGGGCGTCGCGCTGTGGACGCTCGTCAACGGCGCGCTGGTCGTATCCGGTTTTGACGAATGGCCGCTCGTTTCACTGGCGCTCGGCTTTGCGGGCGCCGGCGCCATCATCGTCATGGGCACGCTGCTGGCGCGCATGCAGTGGCTGAATTTCCTGCGCTATTGCGGCGAGCATTCCATCGTCATCTACCTCGCCTTCTTCCTGCCGATGGCGGTGACCCGAACGCTGCTTTTGAAGACCGGCCTGATCGCTGATATCGGAATGGTCTCGCTGATCGTGACGGTTGCAGGCGTCGCGGGGGCGGTGGTGATCTGGCGCCTCGCGCTGGCGCTGCGGGCGAACTTCCTGTTCGACCGCCCGGCCGCGTTCTGGATCGCGCCGAAAAAAGCCGCGCCGGCGCTGCAGCCGGCGGAGTAGGTTGCTCGACACACCCTACCTGTCATCGCCCGGCCTTGTGCGCAATTGCGCACTGGGACCGGGCGACCCAGTACGCCGAGCTCCCTCAGTTGAACATGACTGCCTCGGCGTACTGGATCACCCGCCTTCGCGGGTGATGACGGATGTGCGGGTGACGACGGGTGTGTATTTGGCTCAAAATCCCTCTCCCAAGGCTGTCAATCCGCGCAAAAATCCCTAAATTTCGGCCATGCCGAAATCAGCCCCCAAAGCCGCCGCGAAACCCGCTCCCGCCAAAGCGCCTGCCAAGGCGCCCGCCAAAGCCCCTGCCAAGGGCGACCATGTGTTCCTGGTCGACGGTTCCGGCTACATTTTCCGCGCCTATCACGCGCTGCCGCCCTTGAACCGCAAATCTGACGGGCTGCAGGTCAATGCCGTGCTCGGCTTCTGCAATATGCTGTGGAAGCTGCTCCGCGAAATGCCCGAGGATAACAGGCCGACGCATCTGGCGGTCGTGTTCGACAAGTCGGAAATCACGTTCCGCAACAAGCTCTATCCCGATTACAAGGCGCATCGGCCACCCGCGCCGGACGACCTGATCCCGCAATTTGCCTTGATCCGCGAAGCCGTGCGCGCGTTCGACCTGCCTTGCCTCGAGCAAGTCGGCTACGAGGCCGACGACTTGATCGCGACCTATGTCCGCATTGCCTGCGAGCGGGGCGCCACCGCCACCATCGTGTCCTCGGACAAGGACCTGATGCAGCTCGTGACCGACTGCGTCACCATGTACGACACCATGAAGGACCGGCGCCTCGGGGTCGCTGAGGTGATCGAGAAATTCGGCGTTCCGCCGGAAAAGGTCGTCGAGGTGCAGGCGTTGGCCGGCGATTCCACCGACAACGTGCCGGGTGTACCCGGCATCGGCGTCAAGACCGCGGCGCAACTGATTGTCGAATATGGCGACCTGGAAACGCTGCTGCAGCGCGCCGGCGAGATCAAGCAGCCGAAACGGCGCGAGGCGCTGATCGAGAACGCCGAAAAGGCGCGGATCTCGCGGCAACTGGTGCTGCTCGACGACAAGGTCGATCTCGAAGTGCCGCTCGATGACCTTGCCGTGCACGAGCCGGATGCGCGCAAGCTGATCGCCTTCCTCAAGGCGATGGAGTTCTCCACCCTTACCCGCCGTGTCGCCGAATATTCGCAGATCGATCCCGCCGATATCGAGCCGGATGCAGGCAACAAGAGCGGCGCCAGTGTTTTCGCGGTGCCGCCATCGGGCAAGAAGCCGGAGGGCTATGTCGAAGGCGCGACGCTATTCGACAGTCCGCCCGCCGGCAAAGCCGGCACCGCACCGGGCAAGACCGGCGGCGACAAGCAGGACAAGGGGGCGAGCCACAAGGGTACACCGATATCGCTGGCTGCGGTCCGCGCGGAGGCCGCGCGAAAACTGCCGGTCGATCGGACCAAGTACCAGACCATCCGCACGATCGATGAGCTCAATGCCTGGGTTGCGCGGGCCTATGACGCCGGCACGTTTGCGATCGTCGCCAAGGCGAGCTCGGACGATCCAATGCAGGCCGACATCTGCGGCATTGCGCTGGCGCTGGCGCCAAACGACGCCTGCTACATTCCACTCACGCACAAGCAATCCGGCGGCGGCGCCGGCCTGTTCGACGCCGGCCTCGCGCCGGACCAGATCACGGCTGCCGAGGCGCTGGCGGGGTTGCAGCCGCTGTTGGAATCACAGGGCATTCTCAAGATCGGCTTCGATATCAAGTTCAGCGCCGTGATGCTGGCGCAACACGGCGTCACCCTGCGCAACGTCGACGACGCGCAATTGATGTCGTACGCGCTCGACGCCGGACGCAATTCACATGCGCTGGGGTCGCTCGCCGAACGTTGGTTTGGCCATGCCGTCACGAGCGAAAGCGAGCTGATCGGCAACGGCAAGAACAAGCTGACCTTCGATCAGGTCGCGATCGACAAGGCGACCGTCTATTCGGCCGAGAGCGCCGACGTCATCCTGCGGCTGCATCGCGTGCTCAGACCGCGGCTCGCCGCGGAGCACATGATGACGGTCTATGAGACCCTGGAGCGGCCGCTGGTCACCGTGCTGGCGCGGATGGAGCGGCGCGGCATTTCGATCGATCGCCAAGTGCTGTCGCGGCTGTCGGGCGATTTCGCCCAGACCGCAGCGCGCGTCGAGGCCGAGTTGCAGGAGATCGCCGGCGAGCCGATCAATGTCGGCAGCCCCAAGCAGATCGGCGACATCATCTTCGGCAAGATGGGCATCCCCGGCGGCACCAAGACCAAGACCGGGGCGTGGTCGACCTCGGCGCAGATTCTCGATGAGCTCGCCGAACAGGGTCATGAATTCCCGAAGAAAATTCTGGAGTGGCGGCAGGTCTCGAAACTGAAATCGACCTATACCGACGCGCTGCCGAATTATGTGCATCCGCAGACCCACCGCGTGCACACGACCTATGCGCTGGCCGCGACCACCACGGGGCGGCTGTCGTCGAACGAGCCGAACCTGCAGAACATTCCGGTTCGTACCGAGGACGGCCGCAAGATCCGCCGCGCCTTCATCGCGACGCCCGGGCACAAGCTGGTGTCGGCGGACTATTCGCAGATCGAATTACGGCTGCTGGCCGAGATTGCGGACATCCCCGTTTTGAAGCAGGCGTTCCGCGACGGGCTCGACATTCACGCCATGACGGCGTCCGAAATGTTCGGCGTGCCGATCAAGGACATGCCGGGCGAAGTGCGGCGGCGTGCGAAGGCGATCAATTTCGGCATCATCTACGGCATCTCGGCGTTCGGCCTCGCCAACCAGCTCGGCATCGCCCGCGAGGAAGCCTCCGCCTACATCAAGAAGTACTTCGAGCGCTTCCCGGGCATCCGCGCTTACATGGACGAGACGCGGGATTTCTGCCGCACCAATGGCTATGTGCTGACCCTGTTCGGGCGGAAGTGTCATTATCCCGACATCAAGGCCTCCAACGCCTCGGTCCGCTCCTTCAACGAGCGGGCCGCAATCAACGCGCGCCTGCAAGGCACCGCCGCCGACATCATCCGTCGCGCCATGATCCGGATGGAAGATGCGCTGGCGGAGAAGAAGCTGTCGGCGCAGATGCTGTTGCAGGTGCATGACGAACTGATCTTCGAAGTGCCCGACGACGAAGTGGCGGCGACGCTTCCGGTGGTGCAGCACGTCATGCAAGACGCGCCGTTCCCGGCGGTAAATCTCTCGCTGCCGCTGCAGGTGGATGCGCGGGCGGCGAATAATTGGGACGAGGCGCATTGAGGCGATGCGTTCCCCGGATGCTGCGCAGCATCAAAAGCGCGTTCACGCGCGTCTTGGACGCGCTATGGTGATGCGCTGCTGATCCGGGTCCAGTGGGTCCCGGCTCTGCGTCGCGTCATTTCATACCGCGCCGCGTCCGGGACACGTGATCTGCATTGCTCCGAACGATAGCGGCTCCCCATCGGAGCAATATACGAAATGACATCGCCGCGCGCTGCGCGCTAGAAACGTGCGCATTCCTCGCCGCGAGTCTGCCATGCCTCACATCGCAACCCTGCTCGGTTTTGCCCTGGTCTCGCTCGGCATGGTGCTGACGCCGGGGCCGAACATGATCTACCTGATCTCGCGCTCGATTACGCAAGGGCCGGCAGCCGGCATCGTCTCGCTGGGCGGCGTTGCGCTCGGGTTCGTGTTCTACATGCTGTGCGCGGCGTTCGGCATCACGGCGCTCTTGTTCGCGGTGCCCTATGCTTACGACGCGCTGCGGTTTGCTGGCGCGGCCTATTTGCTGTGGCTGGCGTGGCAGGCGCTGAAACCGAACGGGCGTTCGCCGTTTCAGGTGAAGAAGCTGCAAGTCGACGGCCCGCGCAAGCTGTTTGCGATGGGCTTCGTCACCAATCTGCTCAATCCGAAGATCGCGATGCTGTACCTGGCGCTGCTGCCGCAATTCATCGATCCGGCTGTGGGAGGTGTGCTGACGCAGTCGCTGGCGCTGGGCGCGATCCAGATCGTGATCAGCGTCAGCGTCAACGCGCTGATCGCGCTCGCCGCCGGATCGATCGCAATGTTTCTCGGCTCGCGGCCGACGTGGCTGTTGCTGCAGCGCTGGCTGATGGGAACGGTGCTGGCAGGGCTTGCGGTGAAGATGGCATTCGAGGCGAAGCGGGGGTGATGTTCTTCCCCTCTCCCCTTGTGGGAGAGGGTGGATCAATCGCGCGAAGCGCGTTGAGACGGGTGAGGGGTCTGTCTCCGCGGAGAGAACCCCTCATCCGGCGCGGATTGCATCCGCGCCACCTTCTCCCACAAGGGGAGAAGGAAGAAAGCAAGGCGCGTTCTCAATCCAGCTTGGCTTCCATGCCGCGCTTGGTCGCCGGGCGTGCCATCAGGGCGTTGTACCAGCGCTCGACGTTCGGAAAATCCTTCAGCTCCACCTTGTGGCGCGGGTGGCGCCAGGCCCAGCCGAGAATGGCGAAGTCGGCGACCGACAAGGCATCGGCGACGAACTCGCGGCTCTCCAGCCGACGGTCGAGGACGCCGTAGAGCCGGCGGGTTTCGGCCATGAAGCGCTTGAGGCCATAGGCGCGGTCGGTCTCGTTCTCCAGCGCGATGAAATGGTGCACCTGGCCCGGCATCGGCCCAAATCCGCCCATCTGCCACATCAGCCATTCATAGACCGGGATACGCTCGGCCAGCGGCTTGGGCAGGAACTTGCCGGTCTTCTCGCCGAGATAAAGCAGGATCGCACCGGACTCGAAGATACTGACCGGCTTGCCGCCGGGGCCGTCGGGATCGACGATCGCCGGGATCTTGTTGTTCGGGCTGAGCTTGAGAAAGGCGGGCGCCATCTGCTCGCCCTTGGTGATGTTCACCGGGATCACCTTGTAGGGCAGCCCCATTTCCTCCAGCGCAACCGATATCTTGCGGCCGTTCGGCGTGTTCCAGGTGTGCAGTTCGATCGTCATTTTGTCATCCCCGCGGAAAGCGGGGTATCCAGTACCCCGGAACTTCGGGGCGTTACAACCGCCGCTGCGGAATACGGGGCCATCCGCTTTCGCGGATGCCGACATGGTGCCCTGTTGACGGCGTCGGATCGGCGCTGGAATCTAACCGGCAGCGCCGATAGATTGCGCCCCGCCTGAAACCTTCGGGGAAACCGCCTTGTCCAAATCAGCCTCCCGCGCCCGCCTCGCCGAGATCATCCGCAAGCGCTCGTTCGGCCGCGGCGAGATCACGTTGGCCTCAGGCCGCAAGAGCGACTTCTACTTCAACCTCAAGCCGACCATGCTCGACCCCGAAGGTGCGGCGCTGTTGGCTGAATTGACCTATGAGGCGTTGAAGGACGACAATCTCGATTTCGTCGGCGGGCTGGAGATGGGCGCGGTCCCACTGGCGGGCGCGATCGCGCAGCTCTCCTGGATCAAGGGCCACCCGATCGCGGCGTTTTTCGTGCGCAAGAAACCAAAGGAGCATGGCGCGCGTCTCGCAGTGGAGGGCCTTGCCAAGGGCGAGACCCTGCAGGGCAAGCGCATCGTGATCGTGGAGGACGTCACCACCACAGGCGGCTCGGCATTGAAGGCGGTCGAGGCCGTGCGCGAAGCCGGCGGCGAGATCGTGCTCGTGCTTACGATGGTAGACCGCGAGGAAGGCGCGACCGAAGCCTTTGCCGAGGCAGGGCTTGAGTTTCGTTCGCTGTACAAGGCGGGCGAATTTTTGAAGGGGTGAATAGGTCTTCCCCCCGTCCCCGCTCATCACTCATTTACCATCCGCCGTTAAGGTTACCCCGAACTGAAGCCGTCGCGCTTCAGCGCGTTTGTTGCGTTGGGTGGAGTTGGCGTTGCGTACAGAGTTGGCCTTTTCGCGCGTGCGGCGCCGCGCGACGTTTGTTGCCGCAGCGATCCTTTCGGGCGCTCTCCTGCTCGCGCCCGGCAGCGTTTCCGCCGAGGGCCTGTTCGATTTCCTGTTCGGCGGCGCGCAGAAGCAGCAGACGCGGCAAGCGTCACCGCAGGCCAATTTCTTCGCCGATCCGTTCGGCCTCAATCAGCAGCCATCGGCACCCCCGGCCCCGCGGGTAGCCGGCTCCGGGCCAGCGTTTTGCGTGCGAAGCTGCGACGGCAAATATTTTCCGCTGACCATGCGCGGCACCGCCTCGCCGGTGCAGACCTGCCAGGCGTTCTGCCCGGCCAGCGTCACCAAGGTGTTTTACGGCAGCAACATCGATCATGCGACCGCCAGTAACGGCGAGCGTTATGCCGACAGCGAGAACGCCTACGCCTATCGCAAGGCGCTGAGCGCCGACTGCACCTGCAACGGCCGAAGCCCGTCCGGGCTTGCGCCGGTCGATCTCACGCTTGACACTTCGCTGCGCTCCGGCGATGTCGTCGCCACCACCGACGGCCTGGTGGCCTATACTGGCGTGCGTCTTGGCGCCGACCACACGGCGGAGTTCACGCCAGTCGCCTCCTATCCCGGCCTCACGGCGGATGTCCGCGCCCGGCTCGGCGAAATGAAGGTCGCGCCAGTCAGCGCCGAGATGGTCGCCGGCACCGCGCCGCTGCCCGAAGCACGGCGCGACGACGAACTGCCGACCGCCTCGATCCCGAAGACGGCCGCGCCGAAAGCGGCGAAGCGGGCGGAAGCGCGATAGGGCACCCGCACTACGCCGCAGGGCCCAAACACAAAATTACGAAAACAACCCCATGCAAAGTAGCGTGGGCCCGGGCTCGCGGCATTCAGGTAGCTGACGCCAGCACTACCGCCCCACGATGACCCCGATCACGTTCGGCGCCGACAGATATTTTTCCTCGATCGCCGCCCGCGCCGCGGCGCGGTTTTCCGGCGTCAGCAAGCCGCGCTTCTCGGCCAGAATCATCCAGCAATAGCCCCACCAGTCCGTCAGCATGCCATGGTCGTCGACGAGATCGTAGCCTGCTTGGGCTGCAAAAATCCGCGCCTGCGCTTCATCGAGCGAATCGAGAAAGGCGTGATCCTCGATCGAAAACAGTTCGTCGCTGAAATCGTCCGTGGTGTAGCCCCACACCGACATGCAGACCGCGTTGAACTCGCGGTCGATCGCGTCGTCGTCGACGAGCTGGCGGCGCGAGGCCTGATGCAGGCGCGATAGCGAGCGCGCGAAATCGGCGATGCGGGTGAGAGCGAACTGATCGAAAGCGATGGTGGACATGTAGTCCTCGCAAACTCGGATGGGCCTATATGTTGTGTCGGCGACGTGCCGAATCACAATGATATATCAAAGACTTGCTAAGGTGTTCTTAATTTGTTCTAGCCTCGTGCCGAAATTTCGCTATCCGGGTTGCCGCAAGGATCGAGATCGAGCCAGCCAGATTCGGATGCCGTTGCTGGAAGCGGCCGACGCGTTCGAGCTGCTGCAGAAGCTTTATCTCCGCTATCCCGCGCTTGCCGAGGAAGGCGAAGCTTGAGGGCCGCAATGGGATGAACCGTCCCGAACCCAATCCTTCACATCGCCGACAACAGTTTGTCGCCGCAATAATTGGCGTAGAATTTTCCGCCGCACTGCCGCTTGATCGCGGCACAACGCGCTTCTGGTGAAGCGCCCTTTGCAACGCTGAACGAGCAGCTCAGCCCGTCGGCACTTCTGCCGGTCTTGCCCGCGGCAAAGGCGGCGCTGGTGGCGCTGATGCAGACCATCAATAACGCGGTAGCAGCGATCTCGATCGTCAACCTCATGACAGGCCCTCCCCGTTTTGCTGGCGCGCGATTCCTTGGACCCGAATCGGCATCTACCCACCAAGCCCCAGCGATCCCTGTACTTTGGTATTGGATTATAACACCAAAGCTGGCACGCCGGTGCCGCGAAATCGGCCCGGTCCTTGCATAAATTCATACCAGCGCAGTGCACAACATACTCCGGCGTTCTCCGGCGTTTCGATTGCCGGACAAGACGCCTATGTTGTGAGTCTCAACGCAGGGATCGACGTGTTGCAGGAACAAATCGCAGGGAACTATCCGGCACTTGGCCAGCCGGTCGACGAACTCGCGCTGGCCGAGATCAAGGGCGCCATCCTCGCCAAGCTGCGCCTTGCGATCGGCAAGGATGCCGGCATGGCGACGCGTCGCGACTGGTACAAGGCCGCGGCGCTGGCGTTGCGCGACCGCGTCGTGCACCGCTGGCTGACGGCCGAAAAAGAGAGCTACGACGCGGGCAGCAAACGGGTCTACTACCTCTCGCTCGAATTCCTGATCGGCCGGCTGTTCACCGACGCGCTGAACAATATGGGCCTCTTGCCGGTGTTCGAGGCGGCGCTCGGCGATCTCGGCGTCGGCCTGGATGATTTGCGCAAATGCGAGCCGGATGCAGCGCTCGGCAATGGCGGTCTCGGACGGCTTGCGGCGTGCTTCATGGAAAGCATGGCGACGCTGGCCGTTCCCGCTATCGGCTACGGCATCCGCTACGATTTCGGCCTGTTCCGCCAGATCATTTCGCAAGGCTGGCAGCAGGAATATCCGGACGAATGGCTGAGCTTCGGCAACCCCTGGGAATTCCTGCGGGCGGAGGTGGTCTATCACGTTCATTTCGGCGGCTTTGTCGATCACGTCGACGACCACGGGCGCGACCGCGCGACATGGCGCCCGGCGGAAACCGTGCAGGCCGTCGCCTATGACACGCCGATCGTGGGCTGGCGCGGCCAGCACGTAAACGCGCTACGGCTATGGTCGGCGCGCTCGCCCGATCCCTTGCGGCTCGACGTCTTCAACACCGGCGACTACCTCGGCGCCGTCGCCGAGGAAGCGCGCGCGGAATCGATCTGCAAATTCCTCTATCCGAACGACGAGAGCCCCGCGGGGCGCGAGTTGCGGCTACGGCAGGAATATTTCTTCGTTTCGGCCTCGCTGCAGGACCTGGTCAAGCGGCACCTCGCCTCGGACGGGCAGTTGCGCAGCTTGGCGATGAAGGCCGCGGTGCAGCTCAACGACACCCATCCGAGCCTCGCCGTCACCGAGCTGATGCGCATCCTGGTCGATCTGCACAATTTCCGCTGGGACGAGGCGTGGAAGATCACGGTGGCGACGCTGTCCTACACCAATCACACGCTGCTGCCGGAAGCGCTGGAGACATGGCCGGTCGAGCTGTTCGAGCGGCTGCTGCCGCGGCATCTCGAAATCATCTACCGCATCAACGCTGCGCATCTGGCGCTGGCCGATCAGCGCTGCCCTGGTGACATCGAATATCGCGCGTCGGTGTCGCTGATCGACGAGAAGTCCGGCCGCCGCGTGCGGATGGGGCAGCTCGCCTTCGTCGGCTCGCACCGCATCAACGGCGTGTCGGCGATGCACTCCGACCTGATGAAAGAGACCGTGTTCCACGATCTCAATCATCTCTATCCCGGCCGCATCACCAACAAGACCAACGGCATCACCTTCCGCCGCTGGCTGATGCTGGCCAATCCAAAGCTCACCGGACTTATGCGCGAGGTCTGCGGCGAGAACGTGCTCGACGATTTCTCGCTGTTCGAGCGCCTCGAGGCCCACGCCAGTGACAACGCGTTCCAGCAGCGTTTTCGCGAGGTCAAGCATCACAACAAGGTGGCGCTGGCGCGGCTCATCAACGAGCGCCTTGGCGTCAAGATCGATCCGTCGGCATTGTTCGACATCCAGATCAAGCGCATCCACGAGTACAAGCGGCAATTGCTCAATGTCGTCGAGACCATTGCGCTGTACCAGGCGATCAAGGACGAGCCGCAGCGCGACTGGGTGCCGCGCGTAAAAATCTTCGCCGGCAAGGCGGCGGCGAGCTATCGCTACGCCAAGCTGATCATCAAGCTGATCAACGATGTCGCCGAAGTCGTCAACAACGACCCTGACGTCGCAGGAAGGCTGAAGGTCGTCTTTCTCGCCGACTACAATGTCAGCCTCGCCGAAGTGATCATTC
This region includes:
- a CDS encoding UDP-glucose dehydrogenase family protein, with product MRIAMIGTGYVGLVSGACFADFGHQVTCVDKDAGKIEALHRGEIPIFEPGLDALVASNVRAKRLDFTTDLTAPVAEADAVFIAVGTPSRRGDGHADLTYVYSAAREIAAALSGFTVVVTKSTVPVGTGDEVERLISEANPSADVVVASNPEFLREGAAIRDFKFPDRIVVGTDDERGRKVLGDVYRPLSLNQAPLMFTARRTAELIKYAANAFLATKITFINEIADLSEKVGADVQQVARGIGLDNRIGSKFLHAGPGFGGSCFPKDTRALVKIAQDHDVQLRIVEAVLGVNDIRKRAMARKVSNAAGNLRGKTVAVLGLTFKPDTDDMREAPSIPLVTGLLDMGAKVRAHDPVGMEQAKKELPEIEYCDDPYECVKGADAMVLVTEWVQYRALDLDRIKGAMAQPVVVDLRNIYRSEDMEAHGFIYDSVGRAAQTRK
- a CDS encoding acyltransferase family protein, with amino-acid sequence MTSNGTSAVTERSTRIDWVDYAKGICIVMVVMMHSVLGVEAAAGQTGFMHAFVMFAKPFRMPDFFLISGLFLAVVIDRDWRTYLDRKVLHFAYFYVLWVTIQFGFKAPGFAAESGWRHVGFMYLESFIEPFGTLWFIYLLPVFFVVTKLLRGVPPLAIWLAAAALEMAHITTGWTVIDEFCGRFVYFYSGYLFANYVFAVSDRARARPALALVGVALWTLVNGALVVSGFDEWPLVSLALGFAGAGAIIVMGTLLARMQWLNFLRYCGEHSIVIYLAFFLPMAVTRTLLLKTGLIADIGMVSLIVTVAGVAGAVVIWRLALALRANFLFDRPAAFWIAPKKAAPALQPAE
- a CDS encoding DUF2865 domain-containing protein, translated to MRTELAFSRVRRRATFVAAAILSGALLLAPGSVSAEGLFDFLFGGAQKQQTRQASPQANFFADPFGLNQQPSAPPAPRVAGSGPAFCVRSCDGKYFPLTMRGTASPVQTCQAFCPASVTKVFYGSNIDHATASNGERYADSENAYAYRKALSADCTCNGRSPSGLAPVDLTLDTSLRSGDVVATTDGLVAYTGVRLGADHTAEFTPVASYPGLTADVRARLGEMKVAPVSAEMVAGTAPLPEARRDDELPTASIPKTAAPKAAKRAEAR
- a CDS encoding glutathione S-transferase family protein; amino-acid sequence: MTIELHTWNTPNGRKISVALEEMGLPYKVIPVNITKGEQMAPAFLKLSPNNKIPAIVDPDGPGGKPVSIFESGAILLYLGEKTGKFLPKPLAERIPVYEWLMWQMGGFGPMPGQVHHFIALENETDRAYGLKRFMAETRRLYGVLDRRLESREFVADALSVADFAILGWAWRHPRHKVELKDFPNVERWYNALMARPATKRGMEAKLD
- the polA gene encoding DNA polymerase I encodes the protein MPKSAPKAAAKPAPAKAPAKAPAKAPAKGDHVFLVDGSGYIFRAYHALPPLNRKSDGLQVNAVLGFCNMLWKLLREMPEDNRPTHLAVVFDKSEITFRNKLYPDYKAHRPPAPDDLIPQFALIREAVRAFDLPCLEQVGYEADDLIATYVRIACERGATATIVSSDKDLMQLVTDCVTMYDTMKDRRLGVAEVIEKFGVPPEKVVEVQALAGDSTDNVPGVPGIGVKTAAQLIVEYGDLETLLQRAGEIKQPKRREALIENAEKARISRQLVLLDDKVDLEVPLDDLAVHEPDARKLIAFLKAMEFSTLTRRVAEYSQIDPADIEPDAGNKSGASVFAVPPSGKKPEGYVEGATLFDSPPAGKAGTAPGKTGGDKQDKGASHKGTPISLAAVRAEAARKLPVDRTKYQTIRTIDELNAWVARAYDAGTFAIVAKASSDDPMQADICGIALALAPNDACYIPLTHKQSGGGAGLFDAGLAPDQITAAEALAGLQPLLESQGILKIGFDIKFSAVMLAQHGVTLRNVDDAQLMSYALDAGRNSHALGSLAERWFGHAVTSESELIGNGKNKLTFDQVAIDKATVYSAESADVILRLHRVLRPRLAAEHMMTVYETLERPLVTVLARMERRGISIDRQVLSRLSGDFAQTAARVEAELQEIAGEPINVGSPKQIGDIIFGKMGIPGGTKTKTGAWSTSAQILDELAEQGHEFPKKILEWRQVSKLKSTYTDALPNYVHPQTHRVHTTYALAATTTGRLSSNEPNLQNIPVRTEDGRKIRRAFIATPGHKLVSADYSQIELRLLAEIADIPVLKQAFRDGLDIHAMTASEMFGVPIKDMPGEVRRRAKAINFGIIYGISAFGLANQLGIAREEASAYIKKYFERFPGIRAYMDETRDFCRTNGYVLTLFGRKCHYPDIKASNASVRSFNERAAINARLQGTAADIIRRAMIRMEDALAEKKLSAQMLLQVHDELIFEVPDDEVAATLPVVQHVMQDAPFPAVNLSLPLQVDARAANNWDEAH
- the pyrE gene encoding orotate phosphoribosyltransferase, giving the protein MSKSASRARLAEIIRKRSFGRGEITLASGRKSDFYFNLKPTMLDPEGAALLAELTYEALKDDNLDFVGGLEMGAVPLAGAIAQLSWIKGHPIAAFFVRKKPKEHGARLAVEGLAKGETLQGKRIVIVEDVTTTGGSALKAVEAVREAGGEIVLVLTMVDREEGATEAFAEAGLEFRSLYKAGEFLKG
- a CDS encoding LysE family translocator — protein: MPHIATLLGFALVSLGMVLTPGPNMIYLISRSITQGPAAGIVSLGGVALGFVFYMLCAAFGITALLFAVPYAYDALRFAGAAYLLWLAWQALKPNGRSPFQVKKLQVDGPRKLFAMGFVTNLLNPKIAMLYLALLPQFIDPAVGGVLTQSLALGAIQIVISVSVNALIALAAGSIAMFLGSRPTWLLLQRWLMGTVLAGLAVKMAFEAKRG